A genomic region of Phragmites australis chromosome 2, lpPhrAust1.1, whole genome shotgun sequence contains the following coding sequences:
- the LOC133900329 gene encoding universal stress protein PHOS34-like — protein MASARAGLRIAVAVDEGEESMHALSWCLVNVVSPAGADTLVLLHARRPRPVYAAMDSAGYMLTSDVMASVERHANAVSAAAVDKAKRMCADHPHVKVETLVESGDPRDVICDATEKIGADLLVMGSHGYGFIQRAFLGSVSNHCAQNCKCPVLIVKRPKEQSSNA, from the exons ATGGCATCTGCCCGAGCCGGGCTCCGCATCGCGGTGGCAGTGGACGAGGGCGAGGAGAGCATGCACGCGCTCTCCTGGTGCCTCGTCAACGTCGTCTCCCCCGCTGGTGCCGACACGCTCGTGCTCCTCCAcgcccgccgcccgcgccccGTCTACGCCGCCATGGACAGCGCAG GGTACATGCTGACCTCGGACGTGATGGCCAGCGTGGAGAGGCACGCCAACGCCgtctcggcggcggcggtcgacAAGGCCAAGCGAATGTGCGCCGACCACCCTCAT GTGAAGGTGGAGACGCTGGTAGAGAGCGGGGACCCGCGGGACGTGATCTGCGACGCCACCGAGAAGATAGGCGCGGACCTGCTCGTCATGGGCAGCCATGGATACGGCTTCATCCAAAG GGCGTTCCTGGGCAGCGTCAGCAACCACTGCGCGCAGAACTGCAAATGCCCGGTCCTGATTGTCAAGAGGCCCAAGGAGCAGTCTAGCAATGCTTGA